Part of the Sulfurimonas denitrificans DSM 1251 genome is shown below.
TTATCTTTAAAATCAAATTTTTTATCATAACTGAGTTTAAATATTTTTCTCTGAATTGCAGTTAGATAATCCATGGCCTTATAAACATTTGGTGCTTTTTCACCATTAATAGATGCTTTCTTTGCTTTTGTGGCACCCACTCCTATAAACATCGCATCATGTTTATCTGCTATCTCTTCAAAAGTAATATCACGTCCTACTTCACACTCTAAAATAAGCTCCATACCAGCTTCTTTAAGATATTTTATTCGACGTTCTACTATCTTTTTGTCGAGTTTAAAGTTTGGAATTCCGTATGTTAAAAGCCCACCTGCTCTATCACTTCTCTCATACATTGTAACAGCTACTCCAGAGCGCAGAAGGTATGTTGCACATGAAAGCCCTGCTGGACCGCTTCCTATAATTGCAACTTTTTTATCGGTTGTAATTCCAGGAAAATCTGGTTTATATCCAGCTCTAAATCCCTCTTCAGTGATAAATGTCTCAACGGAGCCAATAGTTATGGCTCCATGTCCGTCATTTAGCGTACAATCTCCTTCGCAAAGCCTATCATGAGGACAAACTCTTCCCATTACTTCAGGAAAAGGAGAAGGTTCATTTGAGAGTTTAAATGCGAACTCCAAATCTTTCTCACTTACAGCCTTAAGCCACTGTGGGACATAGTTATGCAAAGGGCATTTATTTAAACAAAATGGGTCTCCACACTGGATACATCTCTCACTTTGAGTTGCTGCTTCGCTCTTATCGAAAACTTCGTAAATTTCACCAAAATCTTTTGTTCTCTCAACAACCAACCTTTTTTTAGCTTCAACTCTATCAATTGTTAAATATTCTCTCATGATTAATCTCCTATCTCTAAATTCATTGGTAATTTAGTTAAGTTTTTAGGTTTTACAAGCCAAAAATTTCTCACTTCAACTCTAAAATTATCTAGTAGTTTTTGTGCTTTTTTACTCTGCGTCTCTGTAAGATAATCTTTTAACAGTTGCTTGAGATAGTGTCTTGCTTCATCTCCATCATCAGTATCTATTCGTATTGGCTCAACTAACTCACGATTTACACTCTCTATAAAAGTGTGCTCAAAGTCATATACAAAGCTTATTCCGCCAGTCATTCCAGCACCAAAGTTGATTCCAGTGCGCCCTAAAATCACAACAACACCGCCAGTCATATACTCGCATGCGTTATCGCCAGTTCCCTCAACAATTGCAAGTGCGCCAGAGTTACGAACAGCGAATCGCTCTCCTACACTTCCAGAGATATAAAGTTTTCCACCAGTTGCACCATAAAGACAGGTATTGCCTCCAGCAGCAAACTCTTCGCCTTCATTAATTGACTTGATAATAATTTTACCGCCAT
Proteins encoded:
- a CDS encoding glutamate synthase subunit beta gives rise to the protein MREYLTIDRVEAKKRLVVERTKDFGEIYEVFDKSEAATQSERCIQCGDPFCLNKCPLHNYVPQWLKAVSEKDLEFAFKLSNEPSPFPEVMGRVCPHDRLCEGDCTLNDGHGAITIGSVETFITEEGFRAGYKPDFPGITTDKKVAIIGSGPAGLSCATYLLRSGVAVTMYERSDRAGGLLTYGIPNFKLDKKIVERRIKYLKEAGMELILECEVGRDITFEEIADKHDAMFIGVGATKAKKASINGEKAPNVYKAMDYLTAIQRKIFKLSYDKKFDFKDKNVVVVGGGDTAMDCLRTAKREGAKSVICLYRRDAHNMPGSQKEYKNAMEEGVDFSFFTSPKEIILNDKGNAIAIEMIKTTLGVKDENGRQKIEEIRGSEFRVNADVFIMSLGFDPEVPSFLAENGIETNKWGGIIINEETHETSTAGIYAGGDCYRGADLVVSAAYDGREAARSMLKVILK